From Triticum urartu cultivar G1812 chromosome 2, Tu2.1, whole genome shotgun sequence, a single genomic window includes:
- the LOC125540684 gene encoding uncharacterized protein LOC125540684: MASGAQMKMVAVGMMLAVLFIAAANAEPAPAETCIDKTEKVGLVTDCICSKNCACAGKCILEGGDGGEIQKCFVECVLKNDCNCNAKHHSAAAPQ, translated from the coding sequence ATGGCTTCTGGTGCTCAGATGAAGATGGTTGCCGTCGGCATGATGCTGGCCGTCCTGTTCATCGCTGCAGCTAATGCAGAACCAGCGCCTGCAGAAACTTGCATCGACAAGACCGAAAAAGTTGGTCTTGTCACTGACTGCATCTGCTCCAAGAACTGTGCTTGTGCAGGAAAGTGCATCTTAGAAGGCGGCGATGGTGGCGAAATCCAGAAGTGCTTTGTCGAATGCGTGCTGAAAAACGACTGCAACTGCAATGCTAAGCACCACAGCGCCGCAGCCCCTCAGTAA